One part of the Eucalyptus grandis isolate ANBG69807.140 chromosome 10, ASM1654582v1, whole genome shotgun sequence genome encodes these proteins:
- the LOC104421767 gene encoding kinesin-like protein KIN-UC isoform X2, which produces MATGSGSRATHHLRAGSGSHGTSSSSSSSSSAAAAAAAARSSGNAGQGQNVRPKAPGVRRSVTPTSRAHSNASADEDSGRVRVAVRLRPRNSEDLLLDADYADCVELQPELKRLKLRKNNWNSESYRFDEVFTDTASQRRVYEVVAKPVVESVLSGYNGTIMAYGQTGTGKTYTVGRLGKDDVSERGIMVRALEDIISNISHASDSVEVSYLQLYMESIQDLLSPGKINIPISEDPKTGELSLPGATVVNVHGVDHFQELLQIGEANRHAANTKLNTESSCSHAILMVNVRRYVDGQDKDENNLQDRDQTDLHRSKPIPIVRKSKLLIVDLAGSERLDKSGSEGHLLEEAKFINLSLTSLGKCINALAENSAHIPFRDSKLTRLLRDSFGGSARTSLIITIGPSARHYAETTSTIMFGQRAMKIVNVMKLKEEFDYESLCRKLESQVDHLTAEVDRLEKLRESDKGKLERQLKECEDSFSGAEKSLMKRSEFLEKENGRLESEMKDILIDLNRQKDQNDLMHNKILELQANLNYIQEQQRAEASTYQSVLADTTQMYEKKIAELIRQSEEDRSHAINAEEQLDHMRELLSDHQIKIKKTLDETTRMYEKKIADLMKQIEDRHHHSEAVEEEFDLAKKSSMQGQKEINELNMKLEKMHKLHEEGADELQFIKAEYEALLNEKAKLTEELHMMRERLLQEEKHRKNIEDKLIKVKKLVADNEKDQKEKQLDMKENGGKGFSPDESMGVLHKSNPLKETQSSQRTTIAKICEEVGLEKILALLASEDIDVQIHAVKVVANLAAEDIHQEKIVEEGGLDALLMLLQSSRNATVLRVASGAIANLAMNELNQGLIMSKGGARLLANVASTTDDPQTQRMVAGAIANLCGNEKLHVMLKEDGGLEALLGMVRSGTTDVSAQVARGIANFAKCESRAVIQGHRKGRSLLMEDGALEWLLANSDCASTSIKRHIELALCHLAQNKDNWRDFMSSGAVKRIQRISVESSREDIRSLAKKTLNLFPTHQTDLFPTHQTDL; this is translated from the exons ATGGCCACGGGGTCCGGTTCGAGAGCGACCCACCATCTGAGAGCGGGCAGCGGCTCTCATggcacttcttcttcttcttcgtcgtcgtcgtcggctgcggcggcggcggcggcggcgaggagtaGCGGCAACGCAGGCCAGGGACAGAACGTTCGCCCCAAAGCTCCGGGCGTCAGGCGCTCCGTCACCCCTACCTCCCGAGCACATTCCAATGCCAGCGCCGACGAAG ATTCAGGCAGGGTTAGAGTCGCTGTCAGACTTAGACCAAGAAACTCGGAGGATCTACTCTTGGATGCTGACTATGCTGATTGTGTCGAATTGCAGCCTGAG TTGAAGCggttaaaattgagaaaaaataattggAATTCTGAATCATATAGATTTGATGAAGTCTTCACGGATACTGCCTCCCAAAGACGTGTTTATGAAGTGGTAGCAAAACCTGTTGTTGAG AGTGTATTGAGTGGCTACAATGGGACTATCATGGCTTATGGTCAAACTGGCACTGGCAAGACATACACAGTTGGGCGACTAGGCAAAGATGATGTATCAGAACGTGGTATAATGGTTAGAGCTTTGGAGGACATCATTTCTAATATTTCTCACGCTTCTGATAGTGTGGAAGTATCCTATCTGCAG TTATATATGGAATCCATACAAGATTTGCTCTCTCCGGGAAAAATCAACATTCCCATTAGCGAGGACCCCAAAACGGGGGAGCTGTCGTTGCCTGGAGCCACGGTAGTTAATGTTCATGGTgttgatcattttcaagagTTGTTGCAAATTGGTGAAGCAAATCGTCATGCGGCTAATACAAAGCTAAATACTGAATCTTCGTGCAGTCATGCGATTCTCATG GTCAATGTTCGAAGATATGTTGATGGTCAAGATAAAGATGAGAACAATCTCCAGGACAGGGATCAGACTGATTTACATCGTAGCAAGCCTATTCCTATAGTTCGCAAAAGCAAATTGCTCATCGTGGATCTTGCTGGCTCAGAAAGACTGGATAAATCTG GCAGTGAGGGCCACTTACTTGAAGAGGCTAAGTTTATTAATCTTTCTCTCACTTCTCTCGGCAAATGCATAAATGCCTTGGCTGAGAACAGTGCGCATATACCTTTCAGGGACTCTAAACTGACAAGATTGCTTCGTGATTCATTCGGAG GTTCGGCAAGGACCTCGCTTATCATAACGATTGGGCCATCTGCACGACATTATGCTGAGACCACTAGCACGATAATGTTTGGGCAGCGG GCAATGAAAATTGTTAATGTGATGAAACTCAAAGAAGAATTTGATTATGAAAGTTTATGCCGTAAGTTGGAGAGTCAGGTAGACCACCTTACTGCAGAAGTTGACAGGCTGGAAAAGTTGAGAGAGAGTGATAAGGGCAAATTGGAGAGACAGCTTAAGGAGTGTGAAGACTCTTTTTCCGGGGCAGAAAAAAGTCTAATGAAAAGGTCCGAG ttcttagaaaaggaaaatgggcGGCTGGAGTCAGAGATGAAAGACATTTTAATTGACTTAAACCGCCAGAAAGATCAGAATGATCTGATGCATAACAAGATTTTAGAGCTCCAAGCAAATCTAAATTACATCCAG GAGCAGCAGCGTGCAGAAGCATCTACCTATCAGAGTGTACTGGCAGATACCACACAGATGTATGAGAAGAAAATAGCAGAGTTGATTAGGCAATCAGAAGAAGATCGTTCTCATGCCATAAATGCTGAGGAACAATTAGACCATATGAGGGAGCTTTTGAGTGATCATCAGATAAAAATTAAG AAGACACTTGATGAAACTACTCGGATGTATGAGAAGAAAATTGCTGACTTAATGAAGCAAATAGAGGACAGACATCACCATTCTGAAGCCGTTGAAGAGGAATTTGATTTGGCGAAGAAGAGCTCCATGCAG GGGCAAAAAGAGATCAATGAACTCAACATGAAGTTAGAAAAAATGCACAAGCTTCATGAGGAAGGTGCAGATGAACTTCAATTCATAAAAGCAGAATATGAAGCTCTTTTAAATGAGAAG GCAAAGTTAACGGAAGAACTTCATATGATGAGGGAAAGACTTCTACAAGAAGAAAAGCACAGAAAGAATATTGAAGATAAGCTAATTAAGGTAAAGAAGCTTGTAGCTGATAATGAGAAAGATCAAAAG GAGAAGCAACTAGACATGAAAGAAAATGGTGGTAAAGGGTTTTCACCAGATGAGTCTATGGGGGTTCTCCATAAGTCTAACCCATTGAAGGAGACACAATCAAGTCAGAGGACCACGATTGCGAAAATATGTGAAGAAG TTGGTCTGGAAAAAATATTAGCATTGTTAGCATCTGAAGATATTGATGTCCAAATTCATGCTGTGAAAGTGGTGGCTAATCTTGCAGCTGAAG ACATTCATCAGGAAAAAATTGTGGAGGAAGGAGGCTTGGATGCACTGCTCATGTTGTTGCAGTCATCACGAAATGCAACTGTGCTTAGAGTGGCCTCTGGTGCCATTGCCAATTTGGCAATGAACG AGTTGAACCAAGGCTTGATAATGAGCAAAGGAGGTGCTCGGTTACTTGCAAATGTAGCATCTACAACAGATGATCCACAGACTCAAAGAATGGTAGCTGGTGCAATTGCTAACTTATGTGGAAATG AAAAATTGCATGTGATGTTGAAGGAAGACGGAGGCCTGGAAGCACTTCTGGGAATGGTTAGATCAGGGACTACTGATGTCTCGGCACAGGTTGCTAGAGGAATTGCTAATTTTGCCAAATGTGAATCCCGAGCGGTAATTCAAG GACATCGGAAAGGCCGTTCACTTCTCATGGAAGATGGTGCCCTTGAGTGGTTGCTTGCAAACTCTGACTGTGCTTCTACTTCAATCAAGCGCCATATCGAGCTCGCTCTGTGCCACTTGGCCCAAAACA AGGATAATTGGAGGGATTTCATGTCCAGTGGGGCGGTGAAACGAATACAAAGAATTTCAGTTGAATCCAGTAGAGAAGACATCCGGAGCCTCGCGAAGAAGACTTTGAATCTCTTCCCTACGCATCAAACTGACCTGTTCCCTACACATCAAACCGACCTGTAG
- the LOC104421767 gene encoding kinesin-like protein KIN-UC isoform X3 translates to MATGSGSRATHHLRAGSGSHGTSSSSSSSSSAAAAAAAARSSGNAGQGQNVRPKAPGVRRSVTPTSRAHSNASADEDSGRVRVAVRLRPRNSEDLLLDADYADCVELQPELKRLKLRKNNWNSESYRFDEVFTDTASQRRVYEVVAKPVVESVLSGYNGTIMAYGQTGTGKTYTVGRLGKDDVSERGIMVRALEDIISNISHASDSVEVSYLQLYMESIQDLLSPGKINIPISEDPKTGELSLPGATVVNVHGVDHFQELLQIGEANRHAANTKLNTESSCSHAILMVNVRRYVDGQDKDENNLQDRDQTDLHRSKPIPIVRKSKLLIVDLAGSERLDKSGSEGHLLEEAKFINLSLTSLGKCINALAENSAHIPFRDSKLTRLLRDSFGGSARTSLIITIGPSARHYAETTSTIMFGQRAMKIVNVMKLKEEFDYESLCRKLESQVDHLTAEVDRLEKLRESDKGKLERQLKECEDSFSGAEKSLMKRSEFLEKENGRLESEMKDILIDLNRQKDQNDLMHNKILELQANLNYIQEQQRAEASTYQSVLADTTQMYEKKIAELIRQSEEDRSHAINAEEQLDHMRELLSDHQIKIKQQEMEHCSCQKTLDETTRMYEKKIADLMKQIEDRHHHSEAVEEEFDLAKKSSMQGQKEINELNMKLEKMHKLHEEGADELQFIKAEYEALLNEKAKLTEELHMMRERLLQEEKHRKNIEDKLIKEKQLDMKENGGKGFSPDESMGVLHKSNPLKETQSSQRTTIAKICEEVGLEKILALLASEDIDVQIHAVKVVANLAAEDIHQEKIVEEGGLDALLMLLQSSRNATVLRVASGAIANLAMNELNQGLIMSKGGARLLANVASTTDDPQTQRMVAGAIANLCGNEKLHVMLKEDGGLEALLGMVRSGTTDVSAQVARGIANFAKCESRAVIQGHRKGRSLLMEDGALEWLLANSDCASTSIKRHIELALCHLAQNKDNWRDFMSSGAVKRIQRISVESSREDIRSLAKKTLNLFPTHQTDLFPTHQTDL, encoded by the exons ATGGCCACGGGGTCCGGTTCGAGAGCGACCCACCATCTGAGAGCGGGCAGCGGCTCTCATggcacttcttcttcttcttcgtcgtcgtcgtcggctgcggcggcggcggcggcggcgaggagtaGCGGCAACGCAGGCCAGGGACAGAACGTTCGCCCCAAAGCTCCGGGCGTCAGGCGCTCCGTCACCCCTACCTCCCGAGCACATTCCAATGCCAGCGCCGACGAAG ATTCAGGCAGGGTTAGAGTCGCTGTCAGACTTAGACCAAGAAACTCGGAGGATCTACTCTTGGATGCTGACTATGCTGATTGTGTCGAATTGCAGCCTGAG TTGAAGCggttaaaattgagaaaaaataattggAATTCTGAATCATATAGATTTGATGAAGTCTTCACGGATACTGCCTCCCAAAGACGTGTTTATGAAGTGGTAGCAAAACCTGTTGTTGAG AGTGTATTGAGTGGCTACAATGGGACTATCATGGCTTATGGTCAAACTGGCACTGGCAAGACATACACAGTTGGGCGACTAGGCAAAGATGATGTATCAGAACGTGGTATAATGGTTAGAGCTTTGGAGGACATCATTTCTAATATTTCTCACGCTTCTGATAGTGTGGAAGTATCCTATCTGCAG TTATATATGGAATCCATACAAGATTTGCTCTCTCCGGGAAAAATCAACATTCCCATTAGCGAGGACCCCAAAACGGGGGAGCTGTCGTTGCCTGGAGCCACGGTAGTTAATGTTCATGGTgttgatcattttcaagagTTGTTGCAAATTGGTGAAGCAAATCGTCATGCGGCTAATACAAAGCTAAATACTGAATCTTCGTGCAGTCATGCGATTCTCATG GTCAATGTTCGAAGATATGTTGATGGTCAAGATAAAGATGAGAACAATCTCCAGGACAGGGATCAGACTGATTTACATCGTAGCAAGCCTATTCCTATAGTTCGCAAAAGCAAATTGCTCATCGTGGATCTTGCTGGCTCAGAAAGACTGGATAAATCTG GCAGTGAGGGCCACTTACTTGAAGAGGCTAAGTTTATTAATCTTTCTCTCACTTCTCTCGGCAAATGCATAAATGCCTTGGCTGAGAACAGTGCGCATATACCTTTCAGGGACTCTAAACTGACAAGATTGCTTCGTGATTCATTCGGAG GTTCGGCAAGGACCTCGCTTATCATAACGATTGGGCCATCTGCACGACATTATGCTGAGACCACTAGCACGATAATGTTTGGGCAGCGG GCAATGAAAATTGTTAATGTGATGAAACTCAAAGAAGAATTTGATTATGAAAGTTTATGCCGTAAGTTGGAGAGTCAGGTAGACCACCTTACTGCAGAAGTTGACAGGCTGGAAAAGTTGAGAGAGAGTGATAAGGGCAAATTGGAGAGACAGCTTAAGGAGTGTGAAGACTCTTTTTCCGGGGCAGAAAAAAGTCTAATGAAAAGGTCCGAG ttcttagaaaaggaaaatgggcGGCTGGAGTCAGAGATGAAAGACATTTTAATTGACTTAAACCGCCAGAAAGATCAGAATGATCTGATGCATAACAAGATTTTAGAGCTCCAAGCAAATCTAAATTACATCCAG GAGCAGCAGCGTGCAGAAGCATCTACCTATCAGAGTGTACTGGCAGATACCACACAGATGTATGAGAAGAAAATAGCAGAGTTGATTAGGCAATCAGAAGAAGATCGTTCTCATGCCATAAATGCTGAGGAACAATTAGACCATATGAGGGAGCTTTTGAGTGATCATCAGATAAAAATTAAG CAACAAGAGATGGAACATTGTTCTTGTCAGAAGACACTTGATGAAACTACTCGGATGTATGAGAAGAAAATTGCTGACTTAATGAAGCAAATAGAGGACAGACATCACCATTCTGAAGCCGTTGAAGAGGAATTTGATTTGGCGAAGAAGAGCTCCATGCAG GGGCAAAAAGAGATCAATGAACTCAACATGAAGTTAGAAAAAATGCACAAGCTTCATGAGGAAGGTGCAGATGAACTTCAATTCATAAAAGCAGAATATGAAGCTCTTTTAAATGAGAAG GCAAAGTTAACGGAAGAACTTCATATGATGAGGGAAAGACTTCTACAAGAAGAAAAGCACAGAAAGAATATTGAAGATAAGCTAATTAAG GAGAAGCAACTAGACATGAAAGAAAATGGTGGTAAAGGGTTTTCACCAGATGAGTCTATGGGGGTTCTCCATAAGTCTAACCCATTGAAGGAGACACAATCAAGTCAGAGGACCACGATTGCGAAAATATGTGAAGAAG TTGGTCTGGAAAAAATATTAGCATTGTTAGCATCTGAAGATATTGATGTCCAAATTCATGCTGTGAAAGTGGTGGCTAATCTTGCAGCTGAAG ACATTCATCAGGAAAAAATTGTGGAGGAAGGAGGCTTGGATGCACTGCTCATGTTGTTGCAGTCATCACGAAATGCAACTGTGCTTAGAGTGGCCTCTGGTGCCATTGCCAATTTGGCAATGAACG AGTTGAACCAAGGCTTGATAATGAGCAAAGGAGGTGCTCGGTTACTTGCAAATGTAGCATCTACAACAGATGATCCACAGACTCAAAGAATGGTAGCTGGTGCAATTGCTAACTTATGTGGAAATG AAAAATTGCATGTGATGTTGAAGGAAGACGGAGGCCTGGAAGCACTTCTGGGAATGGTTAGATCAGGGACTACTGATGTCTCGGCACAGGTTGCTAGAGGAATTGCTAATTTTGCCAAATGTGAATCCCGAGCGGTAATTCAAG GACATCGGAAAGGCCGTTCACTTCTCATGGAAGATGGTGCCCTTGAGTGGTTGCTTGCAAACTCTGACTGTGCTTCTACTTCAATCAAGCGCCATATCGAGCTCGCTCTGTGCCACTTGGCCCAAAACA AGGATAATTGGAGGGATTTCATGTCCAGTGGGGCGGTGAAACGAATACAAAGAATTTCAGTTGAATCCAGTAGAGAAGACATCCGGAGCCTCGCGAAGAAGACTTTGAATCTCTTCCCTACGCATCAAACTGACCTGTTCCCTACACATCAAACCGACCTGTAG
- the LOC104421767 gene encoding kinesin-like protein KIN-UC isoform X1, whose translation MATGSGSRATHHLRAGSGSHGTSSSSSSSSSAAAAAAAARSSGNAGQGQNVRPKAPGVRRSVTPTSRAHSNASADEDSGRVRVAVRLRPRNSEDLLLDADYADCVELQPELKRLKLRKNNWNSESYRFDEVFTDTASQRRVYEVVAKPVVESVLSGYNGTIMAYGQTGTGKTYTVGRLGKDDVSERGIMVRALEDIISNISHASDSVEVSYLQLYMESIQDLLSPGKINIPISEDPKTGELSLPGATVVNVHGVDHFQELLQIGEANRHAANTKLNTESSCSHAILMVNVRRYVDGQDKDENNLQDRDQTDLHRSKPIPIVRKSKLLIVDLAGSERLDKSGSEGHLLEEAKFINLSLTSLGKCINALAENSAHIPFRDSKLTRLLRDSFGGSARTSLIITIGPSARHYAETTSTIMFGQRAMKIVNVMKLKEEFDYESLCRKLESQVDHLTAEVDRLEKLRESDKGKLERQLKECEDSFSGAEKSLMKRSEFLEKENGRLESEMKDILIDLNRQKDQNDLMHNKILELQANLNYIQEQQRAEASTYQSVLADTTQMYEKKIAELIRQSEEDRSHAINAEEQLDHMRELLSDHQIKIKQQEMEHCSCQKTLDETTRMYEKKIADLMKQIEDRHHHSEAVEEEFDLAKKSSMQGQKEINELNMKLEKMHKLHEEGADELQFIKAEYEALLNEKAKLTEELHMMRERLLQEEKHRKNIEDKLIKVKKLVADNEKDQKEKQLDMKENGGKGFSPDESMGVLHKSNPLKETQSSQRTTIAKICEEVGLEKILALLASEDIDVQIHAVKVVANLAAEDIHQEKIVEEGGLDALLMLLQSSRNATVLRVASGAIANLAMNELNQGLIMSKGGARLLANVASTTDDPQTQRMVAGAIANLCGNEKLHVMLKEDGGLEALLGMVRSGTTDVSAQVARGIANFAKCESRAVIQGHRKGRSLLMEDGALEWLLANSDCASTSIKRHIELALCHLAQNKDNWRDFMSSGAVKRIQRISVESSREDIRSLAKKTLNLFPTHQTDLFPTHQTDL comes from the exons ATGGCCACGGGGTCCGGTTCGAGAGCGACCCACCATCTGAGAGCGGGCAGCGGCTCTCATggcacttcttcttcttcttcgtcgtcgtcgtcggctgcggcggcggcggcggcggcgaggagtaGCGGCAACGCAGGCCAGGGACAGAACGTTCGCCCCAAAGCTCCGGGCGTCAGGCGCTCCGTCACCCCTACCTCCCGAGCACATTCCAATGCCAGCGCCGACGAAG ATTCAGGCAGGGTTAGAGTCGCTGTCAGACTTAGACCAAGAAACTCGGAGGATCTACTCTTGGATGCTGACTATGCTGATTGTGTCGAATTGCAGCCTGAG TTGAAGCggttaaaattgagaaaaaataattggAATTCTGAATCATATAGATTTGATGAAGTCTTCACGGATACTGCCTCCCAAAGACGTGTTTATGAAGTGGTAGCAAAACCTGTTGTTGAG AGTGTATTGAGTGGCTACAATGGGACTATCATGGCTTATGGTCAAACTGGCACTGGCAAGACATACACAGTTGGGCGACTAGGCAAAGATGATGTATCAGAACGTGGTATAATGGTTAGAGCTTTGGAGGACATCATTTCTAATATTTCTCACGCTTCTGATAGTGTGGAAGTATCCTATCTGCAG TTATATATGGAATCCATACAAGATTTGCTCTCTCCGGGAAAAATCAACATTCCCATTAGCGAGGACCCCAAAACGGGGGAGCTGTCGTTGCCTGGAGCCACGGTAGTTAATGTTCATGGTgttgatcattttcaagagTTGTTGCAAATTGGTGAAGCAAATCGTCATGCGGCTAATACAAAGCTAAATACTGAATCTTCGTGCAGTCATGCGATTCTCATG GTCAATGTTCGAAGATATGTTGATGGTCAAGATAAAGATGAGAACAATCTCCAGGACAGGGATCAGACTGATTTACATCGTAGCAAGCCTATTCCTATAGTTCGCAAAAGCAAATTGCTCATCGTGGATCTTGCTGGCTCAGAAAGACTGGATAAATCTG GCAGTGAGGGCCACTTACTTGAAGAGGCTAAGTTTATTAATCTTTCTCTCACTTCTCTCGGCAAATGCATAAATGCCTTGGCTGAGAACAGTGCGCATATACCTTTCAGGGACTCTAAACTGACAAGATTGCTTCGTGATTCATTCGGAG GTTCGGCAAGGACCTCGCTTATCATAACGATTGGGCCATCTGCACGACATTATGCTGAGACCACTAGCACGATAATGTTTGGGCAGCGG GCAATGAAAATTGTTAATGTGATGAAACTCAAAGAAGAATTTGATTATGAAAGTTTATGCCGTAAGTTGGAGAGTCAGGTAGACCACCTTACTGCAGAAGTTGACAGGCTGGAAAAGTTGAGAGAGAGTGATAAGGGCAAATTGGAGAGACAGCTTAAGGAGTGTGAAGACTCTTTTTCCGGGGCAGAAAAAAGTCTAATGAAAAGGTCCGAG ttcttagaaaaggaaaatgggcGGCTGGAGTCAGAGATGAAAGACATTTTAATTGACTTAAACCGCCAGAAAGATCAGAATGATCTGATGCATAACAAGATTTTAGAGCTCCAAGCAAATCTAAATTACATCCAG GAGCAGCAGCGTGCAGAAGCATCTACCTATCAGAGTGTACTGGCAGATACCACACAGATGTATGAGAAGAAAATAGCAGAGTTGATTAGGCAATCAGAAGAAGATCGTTCTCATGCCATAAATGCTGAGGAACAATTAGACCATATGAGGGAGCTTTTGAGTGATCATCAGATAAAAATTAAG CAACAAGAGATGGAACATTGTTCTTGTCAGAAGACACTTGATGAAACTACTCGGATGTATGAGAAGAAAATTGCTGACTTAATGAAGCAAATAGAGGACAGACATCACCATTCTGAAGCCGTTGAAGAGGAATTTGATTTGGCGAAGAAGAGCTCCATGCAG GGGCAAAAAGAGATCAATGAACTCAACATGAAGTTAGAAAAAATGCACAAGCTTCATGAGGAAGGTGCAGATGAACTTCAATTCATAAAAGCAGAATATGAAGCTCTTTTAAATGAGAAG GCAAAGTTAACGGAAGAACTTCATATGATGAGGGAAAGACTTCTACAAGAAGAAAAGCACAGAAAGAATATTGAAGATAAGCTAATTAAGGTAAAGAAGCTTGTAGCTGATAATGAGAAAGATCAAAAG GAGAAGCAACTAGACATGAAAGAAAATGGTGGTAAAGGGTTTTCACCAGATGAGTCTATGGGGGTTCTCCATAAGTCTAACCCATTGAAGGAGACACAATCAAGTCAGAGGACCACGATTGCGAAAATATGTGAAGAAG TTGGTCTGGAAAAAATATTAGCATTGTTAGCATCTGAAGATATTGATGTCCAAATTCATGCTGTGAAAGTGGTGGCTAATCTTGCAGCTGAAG ACATTCATCAGGAAAAAATTGTGGAGGAAGGAGGCTTGGATGCACTGCTCATGTTGTTGCAGTCATCACGAAATGCAACTGTGCTTAGAGTGGCCTCTGGTGCCATTGCCAATTTGGCAATGAACG AGTTGAACCAAGGCTTGATAATGAGCAAAGGAGGTGCTCGGTTACTTGCAAATGTAGCATCTACAACAGATGATCCACAGACTCAAAGAATGGTAGCTGGTGCAATTGCTAACTTATGTGGAAATG AAAAATTGCATGTGATGTTGAAGGAAGACGGAGGCCTGGAAGCACTTCTGGGAATGGTTAGATCAGGGACTACTGATGTCTCGGCACAGGTTGCTAGAGGAATTGCTAATTTTGCCAAATGTGAATCCCGAGCGGTAATTCAAG GACATCGGAAAGGCCGTTCACTTCTCATGGAAGATGGTGCCCTTGAGTGGTTGCTTGCAAACTCTGACTGTGCTTCTACTTCAATCAAGCGCCATATCGAGCTCGCTCTGTGCCACTTGGCCCAAAACA AGGATAATTGGAGGGATTTCATGTCCAGTGGGGCGGTGAAACGAATACAAAGAATTTCAGTTGAATCCAGTAGAGAAGACATCCGGAGCCTCGCGAAGAAGACTTTGAATCTCTTCCCTACGCATCAAACTGACCTGTTCCCTACACATCAAACCGACCTGTAG
- the LOC104421770 gene encoding U11/U12 small nuclear ribonucleoprotein 59 kDa protein produces MNLAPPPPPAMPPPNWYPMLPPNPPPSSALWNGANVRDRVRELQETLARAKAMRRELQLLGAIKESEARGDGGVENGTWSGPARELLRHVEDEGVGLELQEMRSLEAASSLILKLSAQLEPFRAVADEASPWEEKSAVHRLSSKLSKSRRNKLWRKRKRRRVAEQQLKERERFDQADQDADEWRAREIAKDIARRKIEKMKEIAKLKAKEERRRLESELELVLIVEKLQELRSMRVRKLKKQGHFLPEEDNEFLERVRVAVEEEESQARIAADADAARDAIATAEESRKTADATESDLKDQNDVTHQKLENKDEITDEEGNITSLTGSHNEYKKEAPDGKTHIGSYDALANLPIEFYHYYHGSNTDMGTLIEVRRTWDVYLRRGGSRIPGHWVQPPPPADEVWASYLVKPN; encoded by the exons ATGAACCTcgcgcctccgccgccgccggcgatgCCGCCGCCGAACTGGTACCCGATGCTGCCGCCCAATCCGCCGCCGTCGAGCGCGCTCTGGAACGGCGCGAACGTCCGCGACCGAGTTCGAGAGTTGCAGGAGACGCTCGCGCGAGCGAAAGCAAT GCGGAGGGAGCTGCAGCTGCTGGGGGCGATCAAGGAATCCGAAGCGCGCGGCGATGGAGGTGTCGAAAACGGGACTTGGAGCGGTCCTGCGCGCGAGTTGTTGAGGCATGTCGAGGACGAGGGCGTTGGCTTGGAGCTGCAAGAGATGCGCTCGCTGGAAGCTGCGAGCTCtctgattttgaaattgagcGCCCAGCTCGAGCCGTTCAGAGCCGTCGCGGATGAGGCGAGCCCTTGGGAGGAGAAATCCGCGGTGCATAGATTGTCGAGCAAGCTGTCCAAGTCGAGGCGGAATAAGCtctggaggaagaggaagaggcgGCGCGTTGCGGAGCAGCAATTGAAG GAGCGCGAACGGTTTGACCAAGCTGATCAGGATGCGGATGAGTGGAGAGCAAGGGAGATTGCCAAGGATATTGCGAGACGCAAG ATAGAAAAGATGAAGGAAATAGCGAAGCTTAAAGCaaaagaggaaaggaggagGCTAGAATCCGAG CTAGAGCTTGTCTTGATTGTGGAGAAATTGCAGGAGCTACGGTCAATGAGGGTTAGAAAACTGAAGAAGCAGG GACATTTTCTCCCAGAGGAGGATAATGAGTTTCTTGAGAGAGTTCGAGTTGCtgttgaggaagaagagagcCAGGCTCGGATTGCGGCTGATGCAGATGCTGCAAGAGATGCCATTGCGACTGCCGAAGAATCTCGCAAAACAGCTGATGCTACTGAGTCTGACCTGAAAGATCAAAATGATGTCACACATCAAAAGCTTGAAAACAAAGATGAAATCACTGATGAGGAAGGCAACATTACCTCTTTGACGGGCAGTCATAATGAATATAAGAAAGAAGCACCAGATGGGAAAACTCATATTGGATCTTATGATGCCTTGGCAAATCTTCCAATTGAGTTCTATCATTACTATCATGGCAGTAACACTGATATGGGGACTCTAATAGAG GTCAGAAGAACATGGGATGTGTATCTAAGAAGGGGAGGAAG CCGCATACCTGGGCACTGGGTTCAACCACCACCTCCTGCAGATGAAGTGTGGGCTTCCTACTTGGTGAAACCAAACTAA